The following proteins are encoded in a genomic region of Natrinema sp. DC36:
- the aglM gene encoding UDP-glucose 6-dehydrogenase AglM — protein sequence MNVSIVGSGYVGTTIAACLADLGHDVTNIEIDDEIVETINAGEAPIHESGLEERIADHAGTTLRATTDYGAVRDTDVTFLCLPTPQSEGGSLDLAIMRAGAESLGRALADTDDEHLVVVKSTVLPGTTEDVVGPILEAESGTRIGDGLELAMNPEFLRMGTAVEDFLEPDKVVLGTASDEAAATLRELYAPILAREETGLVETDIREAELIKYANNAFLASKVSLVNELGNIAREYDADAYEVLEAVGLDDRISERFMRSGLGWGGSCFPKDVNALRAGAREQGYDPELLDATVAVNDEQPRRLVDLLEEHVPLEGARIAVLGLSFKPGTDDVRKSRALDVIEHLRDRGAAIVAYDPVAIENVRPDYPEIEYAESAEDALEGADGAVVATDWPEFDDVSFEGMAHSVVVDGRRIEIDAESLEVYEGLTW from the coding sequence ATGAACGTCTCTATCGTCGGCAGCGGCTACGTTGGCACCACGATCGCCGCCTGTCTCGCTGACCTCGGCCACGACGTCACGAACATCGAGATCGACGATGAAATCGTCGAGACGATAAACGCCGGGGAGGCACCGATTCACGAGTCGGGTCTCGAGGAGCGAATCGCCGATCACGCGGGCACGACCCTCCGTGCGACGACGGACTACGGCGCAGTCCGCGACACGGACGTCACGTTCCTCTGTCTGCCCACGCCCCAGTCCGAGGGTGGCAGTCTCGACCTCGCGATCATGCGAGCCGGTGCGGAGTCGCTCGGCCGCGCGCTCGCTGATACGGACGACGAGCACCTCGTGGTCGTCAAGAGTACGGTTTTGCCCGGCACGACCGAAGACGTCGTCGGGCCGATCCTCGAGGCAGAATCCGGAACGCGAATCGGCGACGGCCTCGAGCTCGCGATGAACCCCGAATTCCTCCGGATGGGCACCGCGGTCGAGGACTTTCTCGAGCCGGACAAGGTCGTCCTCGGCACTGCGAGCGACGAGGCCGCAGCGACCCTCCGAGAGCTGTACGCGCCCATTCTTGCGCGCGAGGAGACGGGCCTCGTCGAGACGGACATCCGCGAGGCGGAGCTCATCAAGTACGCGAACAACGCCTTCCTCGCGTCGAAGGTCTCGCTGGTCAACGAGCTCGGGAACATCGCCAGGGAGTACGACGCGGACGCCTACGAGGTGCTCGAGGCGGTCGGGCTCGACGACCGCATCTCGGAGCGATTCATGCGCTCGGGACTCGGCTGGGGCGGTTCCTGTTTCCCCAAGGATGTCAACGCCCTCCGCGCCGGCGCTCGCGAGCAGGGCTACGATCCCGAACTGCTCGATGCGACCGTCGCGGTCAACGACGAACAGCCGCGACGGCTCGTGGACCTCCTCGAGGAGCACGTCCCGCTCGAGGGGGCCCGCATCGCGGTCCTCGGCCTCTCGTTCAAGCCCGGGACCGACGACGTGCGCAAGTCTCGCGCGCTCGACGTGATCGAGCACCTCCGGGATCGCGGCGCGGCGATCGTCGCCTACGATCCGGTCGCGATCGAGAACGTTCGGCCCGACTATCCCGAGATCGAGTACGCGGAGTCGGCCGAGGACGCGCTCGAGGGGGCCGACGGGGCCGTCGTCGCGACCGACTGGCCGGAGTTCGATGACGTGTCGTTCGAGGGGATGGCACACTCTGTCGTGGTCGACGGCCGGCGGATCGAGATCGATGCGGAGTCCCTCGAGGTCTACGAGGGACTGACCTGGTGA
- a CDS encoding metal-dependent hydrolase — protein MIAVTDVLTHVIIGYVIGTLLSIRYARLRRAHVTLVMIGALSPDFTKINLLFPDEFVSYLLDIPFSWAPLHLLGGTIVVTLFGSLLFAPEYRRDVVVLVAIGAASHHVLDLGLMTSTGYSYAAFWPLTEYRLPAGGLYLSTDRWPALVAGLCAVLVWAVKGRIGTRRTEESASLE, from the coding sequence GTGATCGCAGTGACTGACGTCCTCACGCACGTCATCATCGGCTACGTCATCGGGACGCTCCTGTCGATTCGGTACGCGCGGCTGCGGCGTGCGCACGTGACGCTCGTGATGATCGGCGCGCTCTCTCCGGACTTCACGAAGATCAACCTCCTGTTCCCGGACGAGTTCGTCAGCTATCTGCTCGACATCCCCTTCTCGTGGGCGCCGCTCCACCTTCTCGGCGGAACGATCGTCGTGACGCTCTTCGGCTCGCTCCTGTTCGCACCGGAGTACCGCCGGGATGTCGTCGTACTCGTCGCGATCGGTGCGGCGTCACACCACGTCCTCGATCTGGGGCTCATGACCTCGACGGGGTACTCCTACGCCGCCTTCTGGCCGCTAACCGAGTACCGACTGCCGGCGGGCGGGCTCTACCTGAGCACCGACCGCTGGCCGGCGCTCGTCGCCGGGCTGTGTGCGGTACTCGTCTGGGCGGTCAAGGGGCGGATTGGGACGCGGCGAACTGAAGAGTCGGCGTCGCTCGAGTGA